The following coding sequences are from one Panicum hallii strain FIL2 chromosome 5, PHallii_v3.1, whole genome shotgun sequence window:
- the LOC112893115 gene encoding putative ABC transporter B family member 8, translating into MKMSAPAGTGGGERPKSVRGMFRFADRVDVALMALGTLGAIGDGCSTNLLLIFASDVMNALGYGRGGGGGATTVDFMHEVEKSCLNFVYLAFAVLAVAFMEGYCWSRTSERQVLRIRHLYLQAILRQEVGFFDSQEATTSEIINSISKDASLIQEVLSEKVPLFLMHSTVFVSGLAFATYFCWRLALVSFPLVLLLIIPGLIYGKYLLYLSRQSRHEYAKANSLVEQALGSIKTVYSFTAEKRIIHKYTAILDKTIELGIKQGIAKGLAVGFTGLSFAIWAFLAWYGSRLVTHRQASGGRIYAAGISFVLGGLSLGMALPELKHFTEASVAATRILDRINRVPEINADDPKGLVLDQIRGELQFESVRFVYPSRPNMPVLRDFNLQISAGQTIALVGSSGSGKSTAIALVQRFYDASEGTVKIDGFDIKELQLKWIRSKMGLVSQDHALFGTSIKENILFGKPDATTDEVYAAAMTANAHNFIRGLPEEYETKIGERGALLSGGQKQRIAIARAIIKNPAILLLDEATSALDSESEKLVQHALDQASMGRTTLVVAHKLSTVKNADQIAVVDGGTIAEIGTHDELISKGGPYSRLVKLQKMVSYIDQENEQFRASSVARTSTSRHSVSRASPMPLTPAVLKEISSDVSPPAPSFSRLLAMNAPEWRQAVIGSLSALVYGSLQPIYAITIGGMIAAFFVQDQNEMNAIIRRYALIFCSLSMVSIVVNLLQHYNFAYMGEHLVRRIRVQVLEKILTFEAAWFDEETNSSGSLCSRLSNEASLVKTLVADRMSLLLQTASGIIIAVTMGLIVAWKLALVMIAVQPSTMICYYAKKIVLSNVSRDLAKAQHQSTQIAIEAVYNHRMVTSFGCSSKVLQLFEHAQEEPLKRARKKSWVAGLTTGLSPCLSFLSWALDFWYGGKLAQSGEISAGDVFKTFFVLVSTGKLIADAGSMTSDLAKGANAVASVFEVLDRKSISPQNSQVEKEDQKKKIQGRIEFKKVDFSYPTRPECLILQDFSLDVKAGTSVGLVGRSGCGKSTIIGLIQRFYDVDRGAVRIDGMDVREMNILWFRGFTALVSQEPAMFSGSVRDNIAFGKPEADEEEIVEAAKAANAHEFISSLKDGYDTDCGEHGIQLSGGQKQRIAIARAIIRNPAILLLDEATSALDAQSEQVVQEALDRIMSGRTTIVVAHRLNTIKNVDSIAFLGEGKVVERGSYPQLMNKKGAFYNLATLQK; encoded by the exons ATGAAGATGAGTGCCCCGgcgggcaccggcggcggcgagcggccgaAGAGCGTCCGCGGCATGTTCCGGTTCGCGGACCGGGTGGACGTCGCGCTCATGGCCCTGGGCACGCTGGGGGCCATCGGCGACGGGTGCTCCACCAACCTGCTGCTCATCTTCGCCAGCGACGTGATGAACGCGCTCGGGtacgggcgcggcggcggcggcggcgccacgaCCGTGGATTTCATGCACGAGGTGGAGAAG TCGTGCCTGAATTTCGTCTACCTGGCGTTCGCAGTCTTGGCGGTGGCGTTCATGG AAGGGTACTGCTGGAGCCGGACGAGCGAGCGGCAGGTGCTGCGCATCCGGCACCTGTACCTGCAGGCCATCCTGCGCCAGGAGGTGGGCTTCTTCGACTCGCAGGAGGCCACCACCTCGGAGATCATCAACAGCATCTCCAAGGACGCGTCCCTCATCCAGGAGGTCCTCAGCGAGAAG GTCCCTCTATTTCTGATGCATTCTACAGTCTTCGTCTCCGGACTGGCCTTCGCCACTTATTTCTGCTGGAGGCTGGCTCTAGTTTCTTTCCCTCTGGTCCTGCTGCTCATAATCCCGGGCTTGATCTACGGCAAGTACCTTCTCTACCTCTCCCGCCAGTCGCGCCACGAGTACGCCAAGGCGAATTCCCTGGTCGAGCAGGCGCTGGGCTCAATCAAGACCGTCTACTCGTTCACAGCCGAGAAGAGGATCATCCACAAGTACACTGCCATCCTTGACAAGACGATCGAGCTGGGGATAAAGCAGGGCATCGCCAAGGGTCTCGCCGTTGGATTCACCGGCCTTTCTTTCGCCATCTGGGCCTTCCTCGCATGGTATGGCAGCAGGCTGGTGACGCACCGCCAGGCAAGTGGTGGGAGGATATATGCTGCAGGGATTTCCTTCGTCTTGGGTGGCCT ATCCCTTGGAATGGCACTCCCTGAGCTGAAACATTTCACTGAGGCATCCGTTGCTGCCACAAGAATTCTCGACCGGATAAACCGCGTGCCCGAGATCAACGCTGACGACCCGAAGGGCCTTGTCTTGGACCAAATCCGGGGAGAGCTTCAGTTCGAATCTGTCCGTTTTGTGTACCCGTCAAGGCCAAACATGCCAGTCCTCAGAGACTTCAACCTCCAGATTTCTGCTGGGCAAACCATTGCTCTGGTTGGGTCTAGTGGCAGCGGCAAGTCGACCGCGATAGCGCTAGTGCAGCGCTTTTATGATGCCAGTGAAGGAACTGTCAAGATTGACGGTTTCGACATTAAGGAGCTCCAACTCAAGTGGATCAGGAGCAAGATGGGGCTTGTCAGCCAAGATCATGCATTGTTTGGTACTTCAATAAAAGAGAACATCCTGTTTGGCAAGCCGGATGCGACCACGGATGAAGTTTATGCAGCAGCCATGACAGCAAACGCTCACAACTTCATAAGGGGGCTTCCCGAGGAATATGAGACTAAG ATCGGCGAGCGTGGAGCATTGCTATCAGGTGGCCAGAAGCAGCGTATTGCCATTGCAAGGGCAATTATCAAGAACCCTGCTATACTTTTGCTTGACGAAGCCACGAGTGCACTTGATTCAGAATCAGAGAAGTTGGTGCAGCATGCGCTTGATCAAGCATCTATGGGACGGACAACTCTG GTAGTAGCTCATAAGCTTTCAACCGTGAAGAATGCTGATCAAATTGCTGTAGTTGATGGGGGTACAATAGCTGAAATTGGTACACATGATGAACTGATCAGCAAGGGGGGCCCATACTCAAGACTTGTGAAATTACAGAAGATGGTGAGTTACATCGATCAAGAAAATGAACAATTTAGGGCTTCGTCAGTGGCCAGGACCAGCACCAGCCGTCACAGCGTGTCCAGAGCAAGTCCAATGCCACTCACACCAGCTGTCTTAAAGGAAATCAGTTCTGATGTTTCTCCACCTGCACCATCTTTCTCCAGGCTTCTTGCAATGAATGCACCAGAATGGAGGCAGGCAGTTATAGGCAGTCTGTCTGCATTGGTATATGGTTCCTTGCAGCCCATCTATGCCATAACCATTGGAGGAATGATTGCTGCATTCTTTGTTCAGGACCAAAATGAGATGAATGCAATCATCAGACGGTATGCCTTGATCTTCTGCTCATTGTCCATGGTATCCATAGTTGTAAATCTATTGCAACACTACAACTTTGCATACATGGGGGAGCATCTTGTTAGGCGCATCCGAGTCCAAGTACTTGAAAAGATCTTAACCTTTGAGGCAGCATGGTTTGATGAAGAAACAAATTCAAGTGGTTCTTTGTGCTCTCGGCTAAGCAATGAAGCGTCTCTTGTCAAAACCCTTGTTGCAGACAGAATGTCCTTACTGCTTCAAACAGCTTCTGGAATTATAATTGCGGTGACAATGGGCCTGATAGTAGCTTGGAAGCTTGCTCTTGTCATGATAGCTGTACAACCATCTACAATGATATGCTACTATGCCAAAAAGATAGTACTCTCAAATGTTTCAAGGGACTTGGCAAAGGCTCAGCATCAAAGTACTCAAATTGCCATAGAAGCTGTTTACAACCACAGGATGGTAACCTCCTTTGGGTGCTCCTCGAAGGTTCTTCAGCTCTTTGAGCATGCACAAGAGGAACCATTGAAAAGAGCAAGGAAGAAGTCATGGGTAGCAGGGCTCACCACAGGATTGTCACCTTGCCTCTCATTCTTATCATGGGCACTGGACTTCTGGTACGGTGGGAAGCTGGCACAGTCTGGAGAGATCTCTGCGGGTGATGTTTTCAAAACCTTTTTCGTCCTGGTGAGCACAGGAAAGCTGATTGCTGATGCTGGTAGCATGACATCAGACCTGGCAAAGGGAGCAAATGCAGTTGCTTCAGTATTTGAAGTGCTAGACAGGAAATCTATCTCTCCACAGAATTCACAG GTGGAAAAGGAAGACCAGAAGAAGAAAATACAAGGAAGAATAGAGTTCAAAAAGGTAGACTTTTCATATCCAACAAGACCAGAATGCCTCATCCTACAGGATTTTAGCTTGGATGTGAAAGCAGGAACAAGTGTTGGCCTGGTTGGGAGAAGTGGTTGCGGTAAATCTACTATCATAGGTTTGATCCAAAGGTTCTATGATGTTGATAGAGGAGCCGTAAGGATTGATGGCATGGATGTGCGGGAGATGAATATTCTTTGGTTTCGAGGATTTACAGCTCTTGTTAGTCAGGAGCCAGCAATGTTTTCAGGTAGTGTTAGGGATAACATTGCTTTCGGTAAACCAGAAGCAGATGAAGAGGAGATTGTGGAGGCTGCAAAAGCTGCAAATGCACATGAGTTCATATC ATCTTTGAAGGATGGATATGATACTGATTGTGGAGAGCACGGTATACAACTCTCAGGAGGACAGAAGCAAAGAATTGCAATTGCAAGGGCAATAATCAGGAATCCAGCAATACTACTGCTTGATGAAGCAACAAGTGCGCTTGATGCACAGTCAGAGCAAGTGGTGCAGGAAGCTCTTGATCGAATAATGTCAGGGAGGACCACAATCGTGGTGGCACATCGACTAAACACAATCAAGAATGTAGACTCAATTGCTTTCCTGGGAGAGGGTAAGGTGGTGGAGCGTGGCTCTTACCCGCAGCTCATGAACAAGAAAGGGGCATTCTACAACCTCGCAACTCTTCAGAAGTAA